A region of Panicum virgatum strain AP13 chromosome 8N, P.virgatum_v5, whole genome shotgun sequence DNA encodes the following proteins:
- the LOC120684476 gene encoding tryptophan decarboxylase 1-like: protein MGSLDSNPASFDAFAADAEGFQPLNADDVRSYLHKSVDFIYDYYKSVESMPVLPGVEPGYLSRLLQSAPPSAAAPFDIAMKELREAVVPGMTHWASPNFFAFFPATNSAAAIAGELIASAMNTVGFTWQANPAATEMEVLALDWLAQLLRLPDSFIMNRTSGGRGTGGGVILGTTSEAMLVTLVAARDAALRRIGSDGVAGITRLTVYAADQTHSTFFKACRLAGFDPANIRSVPTGPETDFAVDPAKLLEVMQADVDAGLVPTYICATVGTTSSNAVDPVGAVADVAAAFNAWVHVDAAYAGSACICPEFRHHLAGVERVDSISMSPHKWLMTCLDCTCLWVRDAHRLTGSLETNPEYLKNDASDSGTVTDLKDMQVGVGRRFRGLKLWMVMRTYGAARLQEHIRSDVAMAKMFEDAVRTDDRFEVVVPRNFALVCFRIKPHGGMTEEDAERANRELMEGLNRTGKAYIAHTVIGGKFVLRFAVGSSLQEERHVRSAWELIRKKTAEIMSGDKVSV, encoded by the coding sequence ATGGGAAGCCTTGACAGCAACCCTGCCTCCTTCGACGCGTTCGCCGCCGATGCCGAGGGCTTCCAGCCGCTCAACGCCGACGACGTCCGCTCCTACCTCCACAAGTCCGTCGACTTCATCTACGACTACTACAAGTCCGTCGAGTCCATGCCCGTGCTCCCCGGCGTCGAGCCGGGCTACCTGAGCCGGCTGCTGCAGTCCgcgccgcccagcgccgccgcgccgttcgACATCGCGATGAAGGAGCTCCGCGAGGCCGTGGTGCCGGGGATGACCCACTGGGCCAGCCCCAACTTCTTCGCCTTCTTCCCGGCGACCAACAGCGCCGCGGCCATCGCCGGGGAGCTCATCGCCTCCGCGATGAACACCGTCGGCTTCACCTGGCAGGCGAACCCCGCGGCCACCGAGATGGAGGTCCTCGCGCTCGACTGGCTCGCGCAGCTCCTGCGCCTGCCCGACAGCTTTATCATGAACCGCaccagcggcggccggggcaccggcggcggcgtcatccTCGGCACCACCAGCGAGGCCATGCTCGTCACGCTCGTCgccgcccgcgacgccgccctGCGCCGGATCGGCTCCGACGGCGTGGCCGGGATCACCAGGCTCACCGTGTATGCCGCCGACCAGACCCACTCCACCTTCTTCAAGGCGTGCCGCCTCGCCGGCTTCGACCCGGCCAACATCCGGTCGGTCCCCACCGGCCCGGAGACGGACTTCGCCGTCGACCCAGCCAAGCTGCTCGAGGTCATGCAGGCTGACGTGGACGCCGGCCTCGTGCCGACCTACATCTGCGCCACGGtcggcaccacctcctccaatgCCGTCGACCCGgtcggcgccgtcgccgacgtCGCTGCCGCGTTCAACGCGTGGGTGCACGTCGACGCCGCCTACGCCGGCAGCGCGTGCATCTGCCCGGAGTTCCGGCaccacctcgccggcgtcgagcgCGTGGACTCCATCAGCATGAGCCCGCACAAGTGGCTCATGACGTGCCTGGACTGCACCTGCCTGTGGGTGCGGGACGCGCACCGGCTCACCGGGTCCCTGGAGACCAACCCGGAGTACCTCAAGAACGACGCCAGCGACTCCGGCACCGTCACCGACCTCAAGGACATGCAGGTCGGCGTCGGCCGCCGCTTCCGGGGGCTCAAGCTCTGGATGGTCATGCGCACCTACGGCGCCGCCAGGCTCCAGGAGCACATCCGCAGCGATGTCGCCATGGCCAAGATGTTCGAGGACGCTGTTCGCACCGATGACCGGTTCGAGGTGGTCGTGCCGAGGAACTTCGCGCTCGTGTGCTTCAGGATCAAGCCGCACGGCGGCATGACGGAGGAGGACGCGGAGAGGGCCAACCGTGAGCTCATGGAGGGGTTGAACAGGACCGGGAAGGCGTACATTGCGCACACGGTGATCGGCGGCAAGTTTGTGCTGCGGTTCGCGGTGGGGTCGTCGCTGCAGGAGGAGAGGCACGTGCGAAGCGCGTGGGAGCTCATCAGGAAGAAAACCGCTGAGATCATGAGTGGAGATAAGGTGTCTGTGTAG